Proteins encoded within one genomic window of Ignavibacteriota bacterium:
- a CDS encoding alpha-glucosidase C-terminal domain-containing protein: MKTYTPPKALDLVADALKRKMKETRLRKYNYSVPSIWSSGRGKPKAVRVQPYAYYLGVVKKLKAARAPKPGPASGGEWSRDAVIYNLFIRTATAYDHNGNGTLDLPVSPEGLRETGTFLKAMAMLPYMKRLGATTVHVLPITSIGHDGNKGTLGSPYAIRNPYELDETLSEPSLGLDVKVEFRAFVEAAHRLGLRVVVEFVFRTSAKDGDWVKEHPEWMYWIKDAVPPRAPGETDEHTYGSPLFSRDELHRIHHDVNSGHLGDLLPPHQVYRDFFTAPPKPENVNKEDGRYIGTLEDGTRVRIPGAFADWPPDDNQPPWGDVTYLRMYTHPEFNYIGYNTIRMYDTRLTQPEFVNRPLWDRIVGIIPYYQREFGIDGVMIDMGHALPMALKEELVAKARSMNPDFAFWDENFSITQRSREEGYNAVFGFLWVDQAHQDRIRRLVERLAHEGFPIPFFATPENHNTPRAAARPGGLPYARWTICVNAFLPAIPFIHSGFELAEKFPINTGLDFTSEDLKHLPSETLPLFSEYGYDWQSKDEFTHLIAKVLSIRKKYAALIADPRPASFRMVEEHNSQILAFARSAEKGRTRIAVVGNMDYGHPQMTSTRPDTTRKTLTDLLTGKKMKLQEGWLKVQLDPGECLIFEF; encoded by the coding sequence CCTGAAGCGAAAGATGAAGGAGACACGGCTGCGCAAATACAACTACAGCGTGCCGTCCATCTGGAGCTCCGGCCGTGGCAAACCGAAGGCCGTCCGTGTGCAACCCTATGCCTACTATCTGGGCGTCGTGAAAAAGCTCAAGGCCGCCCGCGCGCCGAAGCCGGGCCCGGCGAGCGGTGGCGAATGGTCCAGAGATGCGGTGATCTATAATCTGTTCATACGCACGGCCACGGCCTATGACCACAACGGGAATGGCACGCTGGATCTCCCCGTCAGTCCGGAAGGATTGCGTGAAACAGGCACGTTCCTCAAGGCGATGGCGATGCTGCCGTACATGAAGCGCCTCGGCGCCACGACGGTGCATGTCCTGCCCATCACGTCCATCGGCCATGATGGCAACAAAGGGACGCTGGGTTCACCGTACGCGATCAGGAACCCGTATGAGCTGGACGAGACGCTCAGTGAACCGTCGCTCGGACTGGACGTGAAGGTGGAGTTCCGTGCGTTCGTGGAAGCCGCCCATCGCCTCGGGCTGCGCGTGGTGGTGGAATTCGTGTTCCGCACTTCGGCGAAGGATGGGGATTGGGTGAAGGAGCATCCGGAGTGGATGTACTGGATCAAGGATGCCGTCCCCCCGAGGGCCCCGGGTGAGACGGATGAGCATACGTACGGCAGTCCGTTGTTCTCCCGCGATGAGCTTCACAGGATCCATCACGATGTGAACAGCGGACATCTGGGCGATCTCCTTCCGCCGCATCAGGTCTACCGCGACTTCTTCACGGCGCCGCCGAAGCCGGAGAATGTGAACAAGGAAGATGGGCGATACATCGGCACGCTCGAGGACGGCACACGGGTGCGTATCCCGGGTGCATTTGCCGACTGGCCGCCGGATGATAACCAGCCTCCATGGGGCGACGTCACCTACCTGCGGATGTACACGCATCCGGAGTTCAATTATATCGGCTACAATACGATCCGCATGTATGACACGCGTCTTACTCAGCCGGAATTCGTGAACCGTCCGCTGTGGGACCGCATCGTCGGGATCATCCCGTACTACCAGCGTGAGTTCGGCATCGATGGCGTCATGATCGACATGGGGCATGCCTTGCCGATGGCGCTCAAAGAGGAACTGGTCGCCAAGGCCCGCTCCATGAACCCCGATTTCGCTTTCTGGGACGAGAACTTCTCGATCACCCAGCGGAGCCGGGAGGAAGGGTACAATGCGGTGTTCGGATTCCTCTGGGTGGATCAGGCCCATCAGGACCGCATCCGGCGATTGGTGGAGAGGCTGGCGCATGAAGGTTTTCCCATCCCGTTCTTTGCGACACCCGAGAACCACAACACACCGCGCGCTGCTGCCCGCCCCGGCGGCCTGCCGTATGCCCGGTGGACCATCTGTGTGAACGCGTTCCTGCCCGCGATCCCGTTCATTCACTCGGGGTTTGAACTGGCGGAGAAATTCCCGATCAACACGGGGCTGGATTTCACATCGGAAGATCTCAAGCATCTCCCTTCGGAAACACTCCCGCTGTTCAGTGAGTACGGCTACGACTGGCAGAGCAAGGACGAGTTCACCCATCTGATCGCGAAGGTCCTGTCCATCAGGAAGAAGTATGCCGCTCTCATCGCTGATCCCAGGCCGGCATCGTTCCGGATGGTGGAAGAGCACAATAGCCAGATCCTGGCGTTCGCCCGGTCGGCGGAGAAGGGCCGCACGCGCATCGCCGTCGTGGGCAATATGGACTACGGCCATCCGCAGATGACGTCCACGCGGCCGGACACGACGCGGAAGACGCTCACGGATCTCCTGACCGGGAAAAAAATGAAGTTGCAGGAAGGGTGGCTCAAAGTGCAACTCGATCCGGGCGAATGCCTCATCTTCGAATTCTAG